The segment ACAGTTGATATTGTATCTTATTTTAACTTCAAAGTTTATTCTAATAAATTTGGCGATGAGGATAAATATGAAACATATATATTTATTGATCTACCTTTTGAAAAAACTAATAATTATCCAAATAAAAACTGCATATTTATTAGTAGCTATGATCTAATGTCAAATACTTTAGATATTACAAACCTTTTATAAGCAATAAAGAAAAACTATATTTAAAACCTTAAATTGAGGTAATAAATATAGTTTTTTTATTTTCACTTTTTGTATATGTAAATATTTTTTAAATTATTTTTTTAAAAATATTTTAATATATTTATTTTTTGTCACATTTCTGTCACATTTACAATATATAATTTCTATGTTTTTGTAAGAAAGATTTCGAAAAACTTTACATAATATTTTTATAAAAAACTATATATTTTATTTTTATTAGGAGGAAAGAAAAAAGTTGAAAAAATTTATTTGCATGTTGTTATTAGTGGTTTTGGGGAATTTTGTTTATGCTGTTAGTGAAGAATCAGTTATCACTGTAAAAGCTACACTTGTTGATGAAGAGTTTGTAGTTGGTGGAGTTAACGATAAACCTTTGATTATTGATTTTGGAAATATTGGAGAAAGCTCAAATGGGAATTTAGATTTTATGGTTCAATATTCTGGGGTGAAAAACAACTCATCTAAGGTGGATATGTCTTTAAATAATTCTGAAATTGTATTATCAAATGAAAATAATAGCACTCTAAGTTCAAATGTTGCTTTAAATAAAAAGGGCGGAATTATAGATAACAAAGCTCTAATTGCTTCAATTAAAGGTGATATTGCCAAAAACTCTATCACTGAAAATGGGATATATACTGGAATTGTTCATCTAAATGTAACTGTTATTCCTATGTAAAAATTAAATAACAAATTTAAACAGGAGAATCTATATAATAAATTCTCCTGTTTTTAAAATTATTCTATTTTCTACTTATTATGGCAATGTGTTGTATACACATGAACATACTCTTTTCCCTTGCAAATAAGAGCATTATTTAAAAATTCCTTTATTAACTCCTCTATTTTCCCTTCTATTCCCAATATAAACTCCCCACCATTAGCTTTTACTGCATCAAAAACAGTTGATCCAATATGTCCTGTAACTACAACATCAACACCTTTTTCTTTTAAAAATTTTGCTGCTGCTCCATGAGCTGGTTCAGGAGCATCTAATATCTCCTTTGATTTAATCTCTCCATTCTCAATAGTGTATAAAACAAACTTATCACTATGCCCAAAATGTTTTTCTAAATTTTCTCCATCTCTTGTAGGAAATGCCACTACTTTTCTCATTTTTTACCTCCATTTATTTTATTAAAAGATTTTAAATTTTTTTAAAACCCTATCTTGATGTAGTATTTTATCTTCTAACTCTTCATCACTCTTAGCAATCAACTCATAAACTAGGTATTTTATTGGAAGTGATTTTATAATATCCACTATCCCCTCATCTTCAAAGGGATCGTGATAATCAATAGAATTAATATGTATATATATTCTTTTCATCAAATCCTCTATATCTATTTTTTTATCTCTATTCTCTTCAATACTCTTTCTTACATATTCCCCTGATAAAGAGTAATTAAGGTGCATACCATAGATATAGTTTTTATACTCTCCTAAATTATCAATATTCCTTTTTATATACTCCACTGCCTCTTTTGAACTTTTCAAATGATAATTACTATTTATCATATGTCCTGTATCAAGCATAAGCCCAATATTTTTATATTTAATTTTTGAAAAAAGATACTCTACTTCTTCCTTATTCAAAAGTTTTAACCCTGGCCACCAAAGATTTTCAAATAACAGTTTAAAATTATATTTTTCATTATCAAAAACTTCATTAATTAATGATATAACCCCATCTAATATCTCTTTATCAGAGTATTTAAAATTATAAGTTAAACTTTCAGTAACTTTAGAATTACAAGCATGAAAAACAACATATTCCACCTCTAATTCCTTTGCTATTTCCAGCTCTTTTTTATAATAATCTATTAACTCCTTTTTACTTTTCTCTCCACCACATAGAGATTTAAAATATTTTTTATCTTTTAACTCCTCATACAAAGCAGATGTATTTCCTGTATATAGTTCAAACCATGATGGGAAAAATCTCATATGATATCCTTTAATATACTCTTTTACTGAAGTATTGTCAGATTCATTAAATTTTATTAGCTCAATCCCATCAAAATTATATTTTTTTATATAATATTCTAAATCCTCTCTTATATTTTCCATATTGATAAAATCTGTTCTATTTAATAGTTTATACATACTTTTCCTTCTTTATATACTATTTTTTATTAATTTAAGCATATCTTCACTTTTTAAATTTTCAAGTTTATAGTACTCTGCACCTAATGCCTCACTTAGAGTTTTCGCCATCTCCAGCTTTATAAATCCCTCTTCTGTATCGATTACAATTGTTCTAATATTCTCTTTTTTTATCTTCTGAGCTAATTCTAAACTCTCTTTTATTGGATCCTTT is part of the uncultured Fusobacterium sp. genome and harbors:
- a CDS encoding NifB/NifX family molybdenum-iron cluster-binding protein, with translation MRKVVAFPTRDGENLEKHFGHSDKFVLYTIENGEIKSKEILDAPEPAHGAAAKFLKEKGVDVVVTGHIGSTVFDAVKANGGEFILGIEGKIEELIKEFLNNALICKGKEYVHVYTTHCHNK
- a CDS encoding TIM barrel protein — encoded protein: MYKLLNRTDFINMENIREDLEYYIKKYNFDGIELIKFNESDNTSVKEYIKGYHMRFFPSWFELYTGNTSALYEELKDKKYFKSLCGGEKSKKELIDYYKKELEIAKELEVEYVVFHACNSKVTESLTYNFKYSDKEILDGVISLINEVFDNEKYNFKLLFENLWWPGLKLLNKEEVEYLFSKIKYKNIGLMLDTGHMINSNYHLKSSKEAVEYIKRNIDNLGEYKNYIYGMHLNYSLSGEYVRKSIEENRDKKIDIEDLMKRIYIHINSIDYHDPFEDEGIVDIIKSLPIKYLVYELIAKSDEELEDKILHQDRVLKKFKIF